One Hyphomicrobiaceae bacterium genomic region harbors:
- a CDS encoding DUF6499 domain-containing protein codes for MSGVDWRSEQDYANFGTAETADIAWEWLRRDSEYQQEFRNLTAAERSSGMTHQFRNKWGLSFRG; via the coding sequence ATGTCGGGCGTTGATTGGAGATCAGAGCAAGATTACGCAAACTTCGGAACGGCAGAGACAGCCGACATTGCCTGGGAATGGCTACGCCGCGACAGCGAATACCAGCAAGAATTCAGAAATCTGACAGCCGCCGAGCGATCGAGCGGAATGACGCATCAATTCCGCAATAAATGGGGGCTGTCTTTT